A section of the Candidatus Methylomirabilota bacterium genome encodes:
- a CDS encoding dodecin, with amino-acid sequence MPEKTYKLIELVGVSDRGVDQAVKNAIARATKTVRNLDWFEVTEIRGVIESNKVTRFQVTLKVGFRILDDKELGKD; translated from the coding sequence ATGCCGGAGAAGACATACAAGCTGATCGAGCTGGTCGGAGTGTCGGACCGCGGCGTGGATCAAGCGGTGAAGAACGCCATCGCCCGGGCGACGAAGACCGTGCGCAATCTCGACTGGTTCGAGGTGACCGAGATCCGCGGCGTCATCGAGAGCAACAAGGTGACCCGGTTCCAGGTCACACTGAAGGTGGGCTTCCGGATTCTCGACGACAAGGAGCTCGGGAAAGACTAG
- a CDS encoding response regulator codes for MLVLDDDEAVRETFVDALERAGYSVVGLAAGVEALSRLEEIGPDLIVLDMAMPEMDGFEFLARLRASSARRDVPVLIVSALGEHLRDSIDAPGAASLRIAGILPKTTSLDTLLDHVAAVIARPRP; via the coding sequence GTGCTCGTTCTCGACGACGATGAGGCCGTGCGGGAGACGTTCGTCGACGCGCTGGAACGTGCGGGGTACAGTGTCGTCGGCCTGGCGGCGGGTGTCGAGGCGCTGAGTCGCCTCGAGGAGATCGGCCCCGATCTCATTGTCCTGGACATGGCGATGCCGGAGATGGATGGATTCGAGTTCCTAGCCCGTCTTCGGGCGAGCTCCGCGCGGAGAGATGTACCCGTTCTGATCGTCTCCGCGCTCGGGGAGCATCTCCGGGACTCCATCGACGCCCCGGGGGCGGCGTCGCTCCGGATCGCCGGGATCCTGCCCAAGACGACATCTCTGGACACGCTCCTCGACCACGTCGCGGCCGTCATCGCGCGGCCGCGGCCGTAG
- a CDS encoding response regulator — protein MAAALTGSAVPGEPKPMLLLVDDAQDWREAMGILLADAGFDVREAATGAEALRWAAEQQPALIVLDVRLPDTDGVEVCHHLKGDPATRAIPVLLLSGVFREVGDRVRALDAGADGYLTKPVDTTELVATVNALLRLRRAEADLRASEARRQAAEALAEVGRLLAQSLDPSEVGRCIVERVLEVYGAEMAVLYRRAADTRDLMAMAVAGDSSAVRVGVVLEEGTGVAGLAAAEGRPAATTDVLSDPRVRLTPDLRVRAEATPYRAVLAVPLLVRDRVIGALAIGDRLGRAFSAEEIRFAQAFADQAALALENARLYDEAQRQLAQTNTLLAVSQALGSTLELTEIVRRATRQMVRVLGADVGGAWGFSPGADQLIPLAGYHVPPAVLAAIGPATLSGPLVEHAKRLEGAVYASESQGDPRLDHAWARLLPHKSLLVLPMRARERVIGGFGIAWLRESHAFTSEELQLVEAIARQAAVAIENARLVQDVKTRQSRLEALLELSRELSRLQPAESLLGKIAEACGRLLQADAVGFRLREGDALVVTGTWGSEDDPTPWQPLKIGESVSGWVAAAGEPLVVGHPFSDWRLIPGHRETLQRLGYRAILAVPVKLAERVIGVLSIRTKRADGFTAEDQAIATAFSSQAAVALDNLRLYREVRDDIAAHQRAEEALRDSEERFRGAFEHSGTGMALQTLDGRYLRVNRALCALLGYSERELLAARFDTVTHPDEVALDHEHDRRMLAGEVDSYQREKRYLHKSGRLVWVLASVSLVRGATGAPSYFIVQAQDTTERHHAEEELARQREARYQAEKLAAMGSLLAGVAHELNNPLAVVMGQATMLRQAAAGGPLETRAQRIVKAADRCARIVRNFLALARQRKPEQREVRLNEVVEEAVELLAYPLRVDEVSVTLDLDAELPVLQADPQQLHQLVVNLVSNALQALREVSTPRQLRCTTRHDRARGRIFIEVADNGPGVLPENQARVFEPFFTTKPIGQGTGLGLSLCRGIVEGHGGSIRLESAPGEGTVFRIELPITPPEPPKVPERSAAVRTTPRTILVIDDEPDFLELMIEVLSNDGHQIDTTSSGLMALEKLQERSYDVILSDIRMPGLDGPGLFRALERRQPELCRRMIFLTGDTVNSETQEFLQKTGAMMLAKPCAPSDLRRAIQLVGEMITLASWRRENRGP, from the coding sequence GTGGCCGCGGCACTGACGGGATCCGCCGTGCCCGGTGAGCCCAAGCCGATGCTCCTTCTCGTCGACGATGCACAGGACTGGCGGGAAGCCATGGGCATCCTCCTGGCGGACGCGGGCTTCGACGTTCGAGAGGCCGCCACCGGCGCCGAGGCGCTCCGCTGGGCCGCTGAGCAGCAGCCCGCGCTGATCGTCCTCGACGTCCGCCTGCCCGACACGGACGGCGTCGAGGTCTGTCATCACTTGAAGGGCGATCCGGCGACTCGCGCGATTCCGGTGCTGCTCCTCTCGGGGGTCTTTCGCGAGGTCGGCGACCGCGTGCGGGCGCTGGATGCGGGGGCCGACGGGTATCTGACGAAGCCGGTGGACACCACCGAACTGGTCGCGACCGTCAACGCCCTCTTGCGGCTCCGACGAGCGGAGGCGGACCTCCGGGCGAGCGAGGCGCGCCGCCAAGCGGCCGAGGCCCTCGCCGAAGTCGGCCGCCTCCTCGCCCAGTCCCTCGACCCGAGTGAGGTCGGCCGGTGTATCGTCGAGCGGGTCCTCGAGGTGTATGGAGCCGAGATGGCGGTCCTCTACCGGCGCGCCGCCGACACTCGAGACCTCATGGCCATGGCCGTCGCGGGAGATTCGAGCGCGGTCAGGGTCGGGGTGGTCCTCGAAGAGGGCACCGGGGTGGCCGGCCTGGCCGCGGCCGAAGGTCGCCCGGCGGCCACCACCGATGTTCTGTCCGACCCGCGGGTCCGGCTCACGCCCGACTTGCGGGTGCGCGCCGAGGCCACCCCTTATCGCGCGGTCCTCGCGGTGCCGCTCCTGGTCCGGGACCGCGTGATCGGGGCGCTGGCCATCGGCGACCGCCTGGGCCGCGCGTTCAGTGCCGAGGAGATCCGATTCGCGCAGGCCTTTGCGGACCAGGCAGCCCTGGCACTGGAGAACGCGCGGCTCTACGACGAAGCTCAGCGGCAGCTCGCCCAGACCAACACCCTCTTGGCCGTCAGCCAGGCCCTCGGCTCCACCCTGGAGCTCACTGAGATCGTCCGGCGTGCGACCCGCCAGATGGTGCGCGTCCTGGGAGCCGACGTGGGCGGAGCGTGGGGTTTCAGCCCGGGCGCCGACCAGCTCATTCCGCTGGCAGGCTATCACGTTCCGCCCGCCGTCCTGGCGGCCATCGGCCCGGCGACCCTGTCGGGACCCCTCGTGGAACACGCGAAACGGCTGGAGGGCGCCGTCTATGCGAGCGAGAGCCAAGGTGACCCCCGGCTCGACCACGCATGGGCCCGGCTGTTGCCGCACAAGTCCCTGCTCGTTCTTCCGATGCGCGCGCGGGAACGCGTCATCGGCGGGTTCGGCATCGCCTGGCTGCGCGAGTCGCATGCGTTTACCTCCGAGGAGCTTCAGCTCGTCGAGGCCATCGCCCGCCAGGCGGCGGTGGCCATCGAAAATGCCCGGCTCGTTCAGGATGTGAAGACCCGGCAGTCGCGCCTCGAAGCGCTCCTGGAGCTCAGCCGCGAACTTTCCCGACTGCAGCCGGCCGAGTCCCTCCTGGGCAAGATCGCCGAAGCGTGCGGGCGGTTGCTCCAGGCCGATGCGGTGGGATTCCGACTCCGGGAGGGGGACGCCCTGGTCGTCACCGGGACCTGGGGGAGCGAAGACGACCCCACGCCGTGGCAACCGCTCAAGATCGGTGAGAGCGTGAGCGGCTGGGTGGCGGCCGCCGGGGAACCCCTCGTGGTGGGGCACCCCTTCAGTGATTGGCGCTTGATCCCCGGACATCGGGAGACCCTCCAGCGTCTCGGATACCGGGCCATCCTCGCCGTTCCGGTGAAGCTCGCCGAGCGCGTGATCGGGGTGCTCAGCATCCGGACGAAGCGCGCAGACGGCTTCACGGCCGAGGATCAGGCCATCGCCACCGCCTTCTCCTCCCAGGCCGCGGTGGCGCTCGACAACCTTCGACTCTACCGGGAAGTCAGAGACGACATCGCCGCGCACCAGCGGGCCGAAGAGGCGCTGCGGGACAGCGAGGAACGGTTCCGCGGTGCCTTCGAACACTCGGGCACCGGCATGGCGCTGCAGACCCTCGACGGGCGCTACCTGCGGGTCAACCGTGCGCTGTGCGCATTGCTCGGCTACTCGGAGCGCGAGCTCTTGGCCGCCCGCTTCGACACGGTGACGCATCCCGACGAGGTTGCCCTGGATCACGAACACGACCGCCGGATGCTGGCCGGCGAGGTCGACTCCTACCAGCGGGAGAAGCGGTACCTCCACAAGTCGGGACGCCTCGTCTGGGTGCTGGCCAGCGTGTCGCTCGTGCGGGGGGCGACCGGAGCTCCCAGCTATTTCATCGTCCAGGCGCAGGATACGACCGAACGGCACCACGCGGAGGAAGAGCTCGCGCGACAACGCGAGGCGCGCTATCAGGCCGAGAAGCTGGCCGCCATGGGCTCACTGCTGGCAGGCGTCGCCCACGAGCTGAACAATCCCCTCGCGGTCGTCATGGGCCAGGCCACCATGCTCCGGCAAGCGGCGGCCGGCGGGCCGCTCGAGACCCGGGCCCAGAGGATCGTGAAGGCGGCCGATCGGTGCGCGCGTATCGTCCGCAACTTCCTGGCCCTGGCGCGCCAGCGCAAGCCCGAGCAGCGGGAGGTGCGACTCAACGAGGTCGTGGAGGAGGCGGTGGAGCTTCTCGCCTACCCGCTGCGGGTGGACGAGGTCAGCGTGACCCTGGACCTCGACGCCGAGCTTCCGGTGCTCCAGGCGGATCCCCAGCAGCTCCACCAGCTGGTCGTCAACCTCGTCTCGAACGCCCTCCAGGCCTTGCGCGAGGTGAGCACCCCGCGCCAGCTCCGGTGCACGACGCGCCACGACCGAGCCCGGGGACGTATCTTCATCGAGGTCGCGGACAATGGACCGGGCGTCCTCCCGGAGAACCAGGCCCGCGTCTTCGAGCCCTTCTTCACGACCAAGCCGATCGGGCAAGGCACGGGTCTGGGCCTCTCCCTCTGCCGAGGGATCGTCGAGGGACATGGCGGCTCGATTCGGCTGGAGAGCGCACCAGGCGAGGGGACGGTGTTCCGGATCGAGCTTCCGATCACGCCGCCCGAACCCCCGAAGGTCCCCGAACGCAGCGCGGCGGTGCGGACGACACCCCGGACGATCCTCGTCATCGATGACGAGCCGGACTTTCTCGAGCTGATGATCGAGGTCCTGTCGAACGACGGCCATCAGATCGACACGACCTCCAGCGGGCTCATGGCGCTCGAGAAGCTTCAAGAGCGGAGCTACGACGTCATCCTGAGTGACATCCGGATGCCGGGACTGGACGGGCCTGGCCTCTTCAGAGCCCTGGAGCGCCGCCAGCCGGAGCTCTGTCGCCGCATGATCTTCCTGACCGGCGACACCGTCAATTCCGAGACCCAGGAGTTTCTCCAGAAGACCGGGGCGATGATGCTGGCCAAGCCGTGCGCCCCGTCGGATCTGCGCCGAGCGATTCAGCTGGTCGGCGAGATGATCACCCTGGCGAGCTGGCGGCGCGAGAACCGAGGCCCGTAG
- a CDS encoding response regulator, whose product MLVLEDHPDIRDLLRRMLEGLGARVRVAEDGLAGLRALQRVKPDAIVADLLMPRMDGVAFARRVRRNPRWANVPILAATALGDDAHYLETWASGFDAHLTKPIEQEVLARALQAAVRRRRG is encoded by the coding sequence GTGCTCGTGCTCGAGGATCACCCGGACATCCGCGACCTGCTACGCCGGATGCTGGAGGGTCTCGGCGCTCGTGTTCGGGTCGCGGAAGACGGACTGGCCGGGCTGCGGGCCCTTCAGCGGGTGAAGCCCGATGCCATCGTGGCGGACTTGCTCATGCCGCGGATGGATGGAGTGGCCTTTGCCCGGCGAGTTCGACGTAATCCACGGTGGGCGAACGTCCCCATTCTCGCCGCCACCGCCCTCGGCGACGACGCCCATTACCTCGAGACGTGGGCCTCGGGATTCGACGCCCACCTCACGAAGCCGATTGAGCAAGAGGTGCTCGCCAGGGCCCTCCAGGCCGCCGTTCGCCGCCGGCGAGGCTGA